The following coding sequences are from one Luteimonas sp. S4-F44 window:
- a CDS encoding LacI family DNA-binding transcriptional regulator gives MDKPKKSVRRKTRGVTIDEVAALAGVSPMTVSRVINGQGKVRDTTRERVTRAVRELNYTPNLAASSLAAAQHTRIALIYTNPSGAYLRELLLGLLRVASRTPIQLVVDYWDDLDAEAERKAARAMGKRVDAVILPPPLCESRAAVTEFVRAGIPVVAIASGRFSDDISCVRIDDFRAGKEMTEHLIERGHTRIGFIKGRADLSASTRRFQGFQAALEDAGIAFDPALVHQGDYTYRSGLKAAEKLLGHRKPPSAIFASNDDMAAAAISVAHRRGLDVPRDLSVVGFDDTSAATTVWPELTTMHQPIASMADTAIDVLLRCIRRNDASTRVLTDQVVPHRLIARDSVAAPPKKK, from the coding sequence TTGGACAAGCCGAAGAAATCGGTCCGCCGCAAGACCCGTGGCGTCACCATCGACGAGGTCGCCGCACTGGCCGGCGTGTCGCCGATGACCGTCTCGCGGGTCATCAACGGTCAGGGCAAGGTCCGCGACACCACCCGCGAGCGGGTCACGCGCGCGGTGCGCGAACTCAACTACACCCCCAATCTGGCGGCTAGTTCGCTCGCCGCCGCGCAGCACACCCGCATCGCGCTGATCTACACCAACCCCAGCGGCGCCTATCTGCGTGAACTGCTGCTCGGCCTGCTGCGCGTGGCCTCGCGCACGCCCATTCAACTGGTGGTCGACTACTGGGACGACCTCGACGCCGAAGCCGAGCGCAAGGCCGCCCGCGCGATGGGCAAGCGCGTGGACGCGGTGATCCTGCCGCCGCCGCTGTGCGAATCGCGCGCGGCGGTGACCGAGTTCGTGCGCGCCGGCATTCCGGTCGTCGCGATCGCGTCGGGCCGCTTCAGCGACGACATCTCCTGCGTGCGCATCGACGACTTCCGCGCGGGCAAGGAGATGACCGAGCACCTGATCGAGCGCGGCCACACCCGGATCGGCTTCATCAAGGGCCGCGCCGACCTCAGCGCGAGCACCCGGCGCTTCCAGGGCTTCCAGGCCGCGCTTGAGGACGCCGGCATCGCCTTCGACCCGGCGCTGGTGCACCAGGGCGACTACACCTACCGCTCGGGCCTGAAGGCGGCCGAAAAGCTGCTGGGCCATCGCAAGCCGCCGAGCGCGATCTTCGCCAGCAACGACGACATGGCCGCCGCGGCGATCTCGGTCGCGCATCGCCGCGGGCTCGACGTGCCCCGCGACTTGTCGGTCGTCGGTTTTGACGACACCTCGGCCGCGACCACAGTGTGGCCCGAGCTCACGACGATGCACCAGCCGATCGCCTCGATGGCCGACACGGCGATCGACGTGCTGCTGCGCTGCATCCGCCGCAACGACGCCAGCACCCGCGTGCTCACCGACCAGGTGGTGCCGCACCGCTTGATTGCGCGCGACTCGGTCGCCGCTCCGCCGAAGAAAAAGTAA
- the xylA gene encoding xylose isomerase, whose protein sequence is MTTTPFIGSREYFPGVGQIPFEGKTSDNPLAFKVYDAGKKIGGKTMAEHLRFAVCYWHTFCNAGADPFGPGTRRFPWDGGAPLAAAEAKLDAAFEFFTKLGVPYWCFHDVDLAPDADDIGQYEKNLKHMVALAKERQAATGMQLLWGTANLFSHPRYMNGASTNPDFAVVARAAVQVKAALEATVELGGEHYVFWGGREGYASLHNTDMQRELAHFARFLTMARDYGRSIGLKGNFLIEPKPMEPMKHQYDFDSATCVGFLKAHGLDKDFKLNIEANHATLSGHTFEHDLQVASDHGLLGSIDANRGNAQNGWDTDQFPTDLYDTVGAMLVVLRQGGLEGGLNFDAKPRRESTDMEDLFIAHIGGMDAFARGLEVAHALLHESPWEQWRRDRYASFDGGDGQAFEQGRLSLTDLHAIAAKAGEPQQRSGRQEAYENLLNQYLLR, encoded by the coding sequence ATGACCACGACCCCCTTCATCGGCAGCCGGGAATACTTCCCCGGCGTCGGCCAGATTCCATTCGAGGGCAAGACCTCCGACAATCCGCTGGCCTTCAAGGTCTATGACGCCGGCAAGAAGATCGGCGGCAAGACGATGGCCGAGCACCTGCGCTTTGCGGTGTGTTACTGGCATACGTTCTGCAACGCCGGCGCCGATCCGTTCGGCCCGGGCACGCGGCGCTTCCCGTGGGACGGCGGTGCGCCGCTGGCGGCGGCCGAGGCCAAGCTCGATGCTGCGTTCGAGTTCTTCACCAAGCTCGGCGTGCCGTACTGGTGCTTCCACGACGTCGACCTGGCGCCCGACGCCGACGACATCGGCCAGTACGAGAAGAATCTCAAGCACATGGTCGCGTTGGCCAAGGAGCGCCAGGCCGCGACCGGCATGCAGCTGCTGTGGGGCACGGCGAATCTGTTCTCGCATCCACGCTACATGAACGGCGCGTCGACCAACCCCGACTTCGCGGTGGTCGCGCGCGCCGCGGTGCAGGTCAAAGCGGCGCTGGAAGCGACCGTGGAACTGGGCGGCGAGCACTACGTGTTCTGGGGCGGCCGCGAAGGCTACGCCAGCCTGCACAACACCGATATGCAGCGCGAACTGGCGCATTTCGCGCGGTTCCTGACGATGGCGCGCGACTACGGACGCAGTATCGGGCTCAAGGGCAACTTCCTGATCGAGCCCAAGCCGATGGAGCCGATGAAGCACCAGTACGACTTCGACAGCGCGACCTGCGTCGGCTTTCTGAAAGCGCACGGACTGGACAAGGATTTCAAGCTCAACATCGAGGCCAACCACGCCACGCTGTCCGGGCACACCTTCGAGCATGACCTGCAGGTCGCGTCCGACCACGGCCTGCTCGGCAGCATCGACGCGAACCGCGGCAATGCGCAGAACGGCTGGGACACCGATCAGTTCCCGACCGACCTGTACGACACCGTCGGCGCGATGCTGGTGGTGCTGCGCCAGGGCGGCCTCGAAGGCGGCCTGAACTTCGACGCCAAGCCGCGCCGAGAATCGACCGACATGGAAGATCTGTTCATCGCGCACATCGGCGGCATGGATGCGTTCGCGCGCGGCCTTGAAGTGGCGCACGCGCTGCTGCACGAGTCGCCGTGGGAGCAGTGGCGACGCGATCGCTATGCCAGCTTCGATGGTGGCGACGGCCAGGCGTTCGAGCAGGGCCGGCTGTCACTGACCGACCTGCATGCGATCGCCGCCAAGGCGGGTGAGCCGCAGCAGCGCAGCGGCCGCCAGGAGGCCTACGAGAACCTGCTCAACCAGTACCTGCTGCGCTGA
- the xylB gene encoding xylulokinase: protein MSLVAGLDLGTQSIKLLVYDPAARQVLATQGRTLDLIAGDDGSREQHPADWLDAIRACFAAVDPAMRARIAALGVSGQQHGFVPLDAEGQVLAPAKLWCDTSTSAQCAPIMDAVGGVAACIAQAGNPILAGYTASKLPWTKAHRPQVYAELAAIALPHDYVNLWLTGARWMEHGDASGTGWLDVRTRRWSPALLQATDPERDLSACLPPLVEADALFPIRAEIAAELGLSPQVRVSAGGGDNMMAAIGTGCVVPGRLAMSLGTSGTLFAYSDTPVVSDSGAWAAFCDSTGGWLPLICTMNCTVATEQVARMFGFATREGDAHIDATAPGAGGLTLLPFLNGERTPDLPLGRGVLTGLTTHNMDPAHLYRAAMEGATYSLKCGFDAFVSAGMAFDRIVLTGGGANSAAWRQLVADVFALPVDVPVQGEGAAFGAALQALWALGRAQGDATSMATLAVTHVATDPARACTPDPSRAPAYRTAYRRFTDHLDAVRPLYAAPPAA from the coding sequence ATGAGCCTCGTCGCCGGCCTCGACCTCGGCACGCAGAGCATCAAGCTCCTGGTCTACGACCCGGCAGCGCGGCAGGTGTTGGCGACACAGGGCCGGACGTTGGATCTGATCGCCGGTGACGACGGCAGCCGCGAGCAGCATCCCGCCGACTGGCTCGATGCGATCCGCGCCTGCTTCGCTGCAGTCGATCCGGCGATGCGCGCGCGTATCGCCGCGCTCGGCGTCTCGGGTCAGCAGCATGGCTTCGTGCCGCTCGATGCAGAAGGGCAGGTGCTGGCACCGGCCAAGCTGTGGTGCGACACCAGCACCAGCGCACAGTGCGCGCCGATCATGGACGCCGTCGGCGGCGTGGCGGCCTGCATCGCCCAGGCCGGCAACCCGATCCTGGCGGGCTACACCGCGTCCAAGTTGCCGTGGACGAAGGCCCATCGTCCGCAGGTCTATGCCGAGTTGGCGGCGATCGCGCTGCCGCACGACTACGTCAATCTCTGGCTGACCGGCGCGCGCTGGATGGAGCACGGCGATGCGTCGGGCACCGGCTGGCTGGACGTCCGTACGCGGCGCTGGTCGCCGGCACTGTTGCAGGCCACCGATCCCGAGCGCGACCTGTCGGCGTGCCTGCCGCCGCTGGTCGAGGCCGATGCGCTGTTCCCGATCCGCGCCGAGATCGCTGCCGAACTGGGCCTGTCGCCGCAGGTGCGGGTGTCGGCCGGCGGCGGCGACAACATGATGGCGGCGATCGGCACCGGCTGCGTGGTGCCGGGGCGCCTGGCGATGAGCCTGGGCACCTCGGGCACCTTGTTCGCCTACAGCGACACGCCGGTGGTGTCGGACTCCGGCGCTTGGGCGGCGTTCTGCGACTCGACCGGCGGCTGGCTGCCGCTGATCTGCACGATGAACTGCACGGTGGCGACCGAACAGGTCGCACGGATGTTCGGCTTTGCGACCCGCGAAGGCGATGCGCATATCGACGCGACCGCGCCGGGTGCCGGCGGACTGACCTTGCTGCCGTTCCTCAACGGCGAGCGCACGCCCGACCTGCCGTTGGGGCGCGGCGTATTGACGGGCCTGACCACGCACAACATGGATCCCGCGCACCTGTATCGCGCGGCGATGGAGGGCGCGACCTACAGCCTGAAATGCGGTTTCGACGCGTTCGTGTCGGCCGGCATGGCGTTCGATCGCATCGTGCTGACCGGCGGCGGCGCCAACAGCGCGGCATGGCGACAACTGGTCGCCGACGTGTTCGCGCTGCCGGTGGACGTACCGGTGCAGGGCGAGGGCGCGGCGTTCGGTGCGGCGCTGCAGGCGCTGTGGGCACTCGGACGCGCACAGGGCGATGCGACGTCGATGGCAACGCTGGCGGTCACGCATGTCGCGACCGATCCCGCGCGCGCATGCACGCCCGATCCGAGCCGAGCGCCGGCCTACCGCACCGCCTACCGGCGCTTCACCGACCACCTCGACGCGGTACGGCCGTTGTACGCCGCGCCGCCGGCCGCGTAG
- a CDS encoding STAS/SEC14 domain-containing protein: MFNVIRAAPDRIDVEIDGRFDRETMAALIDAFVEAADGIDGGAMLYRVRNVDLPSFGAVAVEFSRLPALLRAVRRFDRIAVVAEALWIRRLSELEGLLLPGVEVRGFTPECAGDGQAWLRER; this comes from the coding sequence ATGTTCAATGTGATCCGCGCGGCACCGGATCGGATCGACGTCGAGATCGACGGTCGGTTCGATCGGGAGACGATGGCGGCGCTGATCGATGCGTTCGTCGAGGCGGCGGACGGCATCGACGGCGGCGCGATGCTCTATCGCGTGCGCAATGTCGACTTGCCGTCGTTCGGTGCGGTCGCAGTCGAGTTTTCGCGGCTGCCGGCGCTGCTGCGCGCGGTGCGGCGTTTCGACCGCATCGCTGTGGTTGCAGAAGCACTGTGGATCCGTCGCCTATCGGAACTGGAAGGGTTGCTGTTGCCGGGCGTCGAGGTCCGCGGTTTCACGCCCGAATGCGCCGGTGACGGCCAGGCGTGGTTGCGCGAGCGATAA
- a CDS encoding MAPEG family protein has protein sequence MTPRISLLIASLHVILYLVLSLRVVLHRNSAKVGIGTGGDPVLARKVRVQANFGEYVPLALLMLALLELAAFDPRLLWTLGLALLLARVLHAVGLGGSAGYSVGRFGGAMLTFALLLVMAGLGIWRFVAVAALT, from the coding sequence ATGACCCCACGCATTTCGCTGTTGATCGCATCGCTGCACGTCATCCTCTACCTCGTGCTGTCGCTGCGCGTGGTCCTGCACCGCAACAGCGCCAAGGTGGGCATCGGCACCGGTGGCGATCCGGTGCTGGCGCGCAAGGTCCGGGTGCAGGCCAACTTCGGCGAGTACGTGCCGCTGGCGCTGTTGATGCTGGCGCTGCTCGAACTGGCCGCGTTCGATCCCCGGTTGCTTTGGACCCTGGGCCTGGCGCTGCTGCTGGCACGCGTGCTGCATGCTGTCGGGCTCGGCGGTTCGGCGGGGTATTCCGTCGGCCGTTTCGGCGGCGCGATGCTGACCTTCGCGCTGTTGCTGGTGATGGCCGGGCTCGGCATCTGGCGCTTCGTTGCCGTGGCGGCGCTGACCTAG
- the ggt gene encoding gamma-glutamyltransferase: MSRSRGPAAGLPALLLSLLLLAVAPSCARDVRPASTPASAPVAAQSQAVPPGNAVASAHALATEAGLQVMREGGNAFDAAIATSAALSVVEPISSGLGGGGFFLLHDAASGRDVFIDARETAPASAHADRYRKADGQFDRDRAENGPWSAGIPGLPAAFVHIAERYGRLPLAQSLAPAIRIAEDGFPVYARFARGYQSRREVMERYPGTRAVFLADGRAPQEGDLFRQPELAQTLRLLAERGFDGFYRGATGEKLVAGVNAEGGQWTAEDLAGYRVVERAPIRFRYHDWTVTTAPPPSSGGIAMAQMLQILEPYDLPALDDAARTHLVVESMRRAFRDRTFYLGDPDFVKIPERTLLSRDYAAGLRATINPDKATPSDLLSGDPTPLEDEETTHFSIIDAAGNRAAVTQTVNLLFGSGLVAPGTGVLLNNEMDDFALQPGVPNAFGVMGFDANAPRPGKRPLSSMTPTFLESPDRVAVLGTPGGSRIITMVLLGVLGYDAGLDAQAVAALPRYHHQWMPDAISAESDAFSADTAARLRALGHTVDLPGDRAAGGRGSSHVWGNLQTVLWNRADGTLTGGSDPRNPVGAAKVEPGADSRTVRPERTHARGMDTMEPAR; encoded by the coding sequence ATGAGCCGTTCCCGTGGTCCCGCTGCCGGCCTGCCGGCGCTGCTGCTGTCGCTGTTGCTGTTGGCGGTCGCGCCGTCGTGCGCGCGCGATGTCCGCCCTGCGTCTACCCCTGCGTCTGCGCCGGTCGCGGCGCAGTCGCAAGCCGTGCCGCCCGGCAACGCGGTTGCGTCGGCGCATGCGCTGGCCACCGAGGCCGGCCTGCAGGTGATGCGCGAAGGCGGCAACGCGTTCGACGCCGCGATCGCGACCTCGGCCGCGCTGTCGGTTGTCGAGCCGATCTCCTCGGGTCTGGGCGGTGGCGGGTTCTTTCTGCTACACGACGCTGCCTCGGGCCGCGATGTGTTCATCGATGCGCGCGAAACCGCGCCCGCCAGCGCCCATGCCGATCGCTATCGCAAGGCCGATGGCCAGTTCGACCGCGATCGGGCCGAAAATGGCCCGTGGTCGGCCGGCATTCCTGGCCTGCCGGCCGCGTTCGTGCACATCGCCGAGCGCTACGGCCGGCTGCCGCTGGCACAATCGCTGGCCCCTGCGATCCGCATCGCCGAGGACGGTTTCCCGGTCTATGCCCGGTTCGCACGCGGCTACCAGTCGCGGCGCGAGGTCATGGAGCGCTATCCGGGCACGCGCGCGGTGTTCCTGGCCGACGGTCGTGCGCCGCAGGAGGGCGACCTGTTCCGCCAGCCGGAACTGGCGCAGACGCTGCGGCTGCTCGCGGAGCGCGGCTTCGACGGCTTCTACCGCGGGGCGACCGGCGAGAAACTGGTCGCCGGGGTCAATGCCGAGGGCGGGCAGTGGACCGCCGAGGATCTGGCCGGATACCGCGTCGTCGAGCGGGCGCCGATCCGCTTCCGTTACCACGACTGGACGGTGACGACCGCGCCGCCGCCGTCGTCGGGCGGCATCGCGATGGCGCAGATGCTGCAGATCCTCGAGCCCTATGACCTGCCGGCGCTCGACGATGCCGCGCGCACGCATCTGGTCGTCGAGTCGATGCGCCGCGCGTTCCGCGACCGCACGTTCTATCTGGGCGATCCGGACTTCGTGAAGATTCCCGAGCGCACGCTGCTCAGTCGAGACTACGCCGCCGGCCTGCGCGCGACGATCAATCCGGACAAGGCCACCCCCAGCGACCTGCTGTCGGGCGATCCCACGCCGTTGGAGGACGAGGAGACCACGCACTTTTCGATCATCGATGCCGCCGGCAACCGCGCCGCGGTCACCCAGACGGTGAACCTGCTGTTCGGCAGCGGCCTGGTCGCGCCGGGGACCGGTGTGCTGCTCAACAACGAGATGGACGACTTCGCGCTGCAGCCCGGCGTGCCCAATGCGTTCGGGGTCATGGGCTTCGATGCCAATGCGCCGCGGCCCGGCAAGCGCCCGTTGAGCTCGATGACGCCGACCTTCCTCGAATCGCCCGATCGCGTGGCAGTGCTGGGCACGCCTGGTGGCAGCCGGATCATCACGATGGTGCTGCTGGGCGTGCTCGGCTACGACGCCGGGCTCGACGCCCAGGCGGTCGCGGCACTGCCGCGCTATCACCACCAGTGGATGCCTGATGCGATCTCGGCCGAGTCCGATGCGTTCTCCGCCGACACTGCCGCGCGGCTGCGCGCGCTGGGCCATACCGTCGACCTGCCGGGCGATCGCGCGGCAGGCGGCCGCGGTTCCAGCCATGTCTGGGGTAATCTGCAGACCGTGCTGTGGAACCGCGCCGACGGCACGTTGACCGGCGGCAGCGACCCCCGCAATCCGGTGGGCGCGGCGAAGGTCGAGCCGGGCGCAGACAGCCGTACCGTGCGTCCCGAACGCACGCACGCTCGAGGAATGGACACCATGGAGCCCGCACGATGA
- a CDS encoding YfhL family 4Fe-4S dicluster ferredoxin — protein MSLKINALCVNCDVCEPACPNQAISQGEEIYVIDPARCTECVGHFDEPQCVVVCPVECIDPDPDLPETQAELLAKLARLQQESS, from the coding sequence ATGTCCCTGAAGATCAATGCGCTCTGCGTCAACTGCGACGTCTGCGAGCCGGCGTGCCCGAACCAGGCAATTTCGCAGGGCGAGGAGATCTACGTGATCGACCCGGCGCGCTGCACCGAGTGCGTCGGGCATTTCGATGAACCGCAGTGCGTGGTCGTCTGCCCGGTGGAGTGCATCGACCCCGATCCCGATCTTCCCGAAACCCAGGCGGAGTTGCTGGCCAAGCTTGCGCGCCTGCAGCAGGAGTCGTCATGA
- the coaD gene encoding pantetheine-phosphate adenylyltransferase — protein sequence MSASRKRIAVYPGTFDPITNGHVDLVDRAAPLFERLIVGVAESPAKRPAMSLDERVSLAREALAHHDNIEVIGFDSLLAHFVAKVEAGVLLRGLRAVSDFEYEFQLASMNRHLIPEVETLFLTPAEQYGFISSTLVREISRLGGDVSGFVPAAVDRALRNHSQR from the coding sequence ATGAGTGCGAGTCGCAAACGCATCGCGGTGTATCCGGGCACCTTCGACCCGATCACCAACGGCCATGTCGACCTGGTCGACCGGGCGGCGCCGCTGTTCGAACGGCTGATCGTGGGCGTGGCCGAAAGCCCGGCCAAGCGCCCGGCGATGTCGCTCGACGAGCGCGTGTCGCTGGCACGCGAGGCCCTGGCCCATCACGACAACATTGAGGTCATCGGTTTCGACTCGCTGCTTGCGCACTTCGTCGCCAAGGTCGAGGCCGGCGTGCTGCTGCGCGGCCTGCGTGCGGTGTCGGACTTCGAGTACGAGTTCCAGCTGGCGAGCATGAACCGGCATCTGATCCCCGAGGTCGAGACGCTGTTCCTCACGCCGGCCGAGCAGTACGGCTTCATCTCCTCCACGCTGGTGCGCGAGATTTCGCGCCTCGGCGGCGACGTGTCGGGGTTCGTGCCCGCCGCGGTCGATCGCGCACTGCGCAACCACTCGCAACGCTGA
- the rsmD gene encoding 16S rRNA (guanine(966)-N(2))-methyltransferase RsmD → MKPSSGRVRIVGGRWRGTRLDVPDAPGLRPTGDRVRETLFNWLQPALPGARVIDAFAGTGALGLEAVSRGARSALLIERDPALAAALSAVAARLPGGEVVEVRRGDALPLLAALPAAGFDIAFVDPPFAANLWAPALAALDAALAPQAWLYVESPVVRPAPAPAGWRLHRELETREAHCALWRRDG, encoded by the coding sequence ATGAAACCGTCTTCTGGCAGGGTCCGGATCGTCGGCGGCCGCTGGCGCGGCACACGGCTGGACGTGCCCGATGCGCCAGGCCTGCGCCCGACCGGCGACCGCGTGCGCGAGACCTTGTTCAACTGGCTGCAGCCGGCATTGCCGGGGGCGCGCGTGATCGATGCGTTCGCCGGCACCGGCGCGCTCGGGCTGGAGGCGGTCTCGCGCGGAGCGCGCTCGGCGCTGTTGATCGAGCGCGACCCGGCGCTGGCCGCCGCGCTGTCGGCGGTCGCCGCCCGGTTGCCCGGCGGGGAGGTGGTCGAGGTCCGCCGCGGCGATGCGCTGCCGCTGCTCGCGGCGCTGCCAGCGGCCGGATTCGACATCGCCTTCGTCGACCCGCCGTTCGCCGCCAACCTGTGGGCGCCGGCGCTGGCCGCGCTCGATGCCGCGCTTGCGCCACAGGCCTGGTTGTATGTCGAGTCGCCGGTGGTGCGGCCGGCGCCCGCGCCCGCCGGCTGGCGCCTGCATCGCGAACTGGAGACCCGCGAGGCGCATTGCGCGCTCTGGCGCCGCGACGGCTGA
- the ftsY gene encoding signal recognition particle-docking protein FtsY — translation MVSWFKRDKPQSEGGRRRLTDEEIAAAFGPPAASPPVDAPVPSTDVAPAPAATPVAPPAAPSTPAPVTPPAPVAPTPATDASVAATATPAVAPSAPVAADALAPTPAPAAPPPAPRPAIYDPAAAMAEVVFATKPAAAAGKSGWRERLSGSTFARSFGGLFSRNPKLDDDLLDEIETALLTADVGVAASTELVESLRKRMKARAFVDANALLQALRADLVAMLTPVARPLTIDPAAKPFVILTVGVNGVGKTTTIGKLAKRFKDEGHGLMLAAGDTFRAAAVAQLKAWGERNGVAVVAQGQDADPAAVAFDALQAAKSRGIDVLIADTAGRLHTQQGLMGELGKIRRVLGKIDATAPHEVLMVIDGTTGQNALSQLRQFNAAVQVTGLVVTKLDGTAKGGVLFALAREFGIPIRFAGIGERPEDLRVFDAQAFVDAMLPETLGT, via the coding sequence ATGGTCAGCTGGTTCAAGCGCGACAAACCCCAATCCGAAGGCGGCCGGCGCCGCCTCACCGACGAGGAAATCGCCGCAGCCTTCGGTCCGCCGGCCGCCTCGCCGCCGGTCGACGCGCCGGTGCCGTCCACGGATGTCGCACCTGCCCCGGCGGCAACCCCCGTCGCACCGCCTGCTGCCCCGTCGACGCCCGCTCCGGTCACGCCGCCCGCGCCTGTCGCGCCGACGCCTGCGACCGACGCGTCGGTCGCTGCCACCGCGACGCCGGCCGTGGCGCCGAGCGCGCCGGTCGCCGCCGATGCGCTTGCGCCGACACCCGCGCCCGCTGCCCCGCCACCGGCACCGCGCCCTGCGATCTATGACCCGGCCGCCGCGATGGCCGAAGTCGTGTTCGCGACCAAGCCCGCCGCCGCGGCCGGCAAGTCGGGTTGGCGCGAGCGGCTGAGCGGCAGCACCTTTGCCCGCAGCTTCGGCGGCCTGTTCTCGCGCAACCCCAAGCTCGACGACGACCTGCTCGACGAGATCGAGACCGCGCTGCTGACCGCCGATGTCGGCGTGGCGGCGAGCACCGAGCTGGTCGAATCCTTGCGCAAGCGCATGAAGGCGCGCGCGTTCGTCGACGCCAATGCGCTGCTGCAGGCGCTGCGCGCCGACCTGGTCGCGATGCTGACCCCGGTCGCCCGGCCGTTGACGATCGACCCGGCCGCCAAGCCGTTCGTGATCCTCACTGTCGGCGTCAACGGCGTGGGCAAGACCACGACGATCGGCAAGCTCGCCAAGCGCTTCAAGGACGAGGGCCACGGCCTGATGCTGGCCGCCGGCGACACCTTCCGCGCCGCCGCGGTGGCCCAGCTCAAGGCCTGGGGCGAGCGCAATGGCGTGGCCGTGGTCGCCCAGGGCCAGGACGCCGACCCGGCCGCAGTCGCGTTCGATGCGCTGCAGGCTGCCAAGTCGCGCGGCATCGACGTGCTCATCGCCGACACCGCCGGCCGCCTGCATACCCAGCAGGGCTTGATGGGCGAATTGGGCAAGATCCGCCGCGTGCTCGGCAAGATCGATGCGACCGCGCCACATGAAGTGCTGATGGTCATCGATGGCACCACCGGCCAGAACGCGCTCTCGCAGTTGCGGCAGTTCAATGCCGCGGTCCAGGTGACCGGCCTGGTCGTGACCAAGCTCGACGGCACCGCCAAGGGCGGCGTGCTGTTCGCATTGGCACGCGAGTTCGGCATCCCGATCCGCTTCGCCGGCATCGGCGAGCGCCCCGAGGACCTGCGCGTGTTCGATGCCCAGGCCTTCGTCGACGCGATGTTGCCGGAGACGCTGGGGACGTGA
- a CDS encoding AsmA family protein — protein sequence MSASGQAPAAPVPPRRRRRGLKWLVGVAALLAAGIAAIWLLLPPERALRLALARLEPALGLSIQFDGAVDYRLRGTPQLVVHDVTVRAPGTQTPMLQARRVLLALPWKTIRSRGADLEITRVELDSPQLQLPVLLHWLDTRPPGDGALPPFTDGLHVRDGRLDAEDWRIEGLTLDLPTLHAERAVTGQVAGTAIVDALRIPFRLRLQADRPLAFSRVEARGTLSADSGEGRLDTRLALEATRVDADAPGLTLAPLRVAMDARWRAEGTDLPFAFGLQGRLAFADGRLMLAPIGLATRADDVVPTFSAGGRIAYGDVLEIALDGRIAHWPAGWPALPAPLSQTDGPLPFAIRYRGPATLGAPLSLHVAHAGARFDGSARVPEVLRWLDALDSGTPVPPLRGQLRIDRLEVPGATLEGLEIDVDDGSAP from the coding sequence GTGAGCGCCTCGGGGCAGGCGCCGGCCGCGCCGGTGCCGCCGCGCCGCCGCCGGCGCGGGCTGAAATGGCTGGTGGGCGTCGCCGCCCTGCTCGCGGCCGGCATCGCCGCGATCTGGCTGCTGCTGCCGCCCGAGCGTGCATTGCGTCTGGCGCTCGCGCGCCTGGAGCCCGCCCTCGGTCTGTCGATCCAATTCGACGGGGCGGTCGACTACCGCCTGCGCGGCACCCCGCAACTGGTGGTCCACGACGTGACTGTGCGCGCGCCGGGCACGCAGACACCGATGCTGCAGGCCCGGCGCGTGCTGCTGGCGCTGCCGTGGAAGACCATCCGCAGCCGCGGCGCCGATCTCGAAATCACGCGCGTCGAACTCGATAGCCCGCAGCTGCAACTGCCGGTGCTGCTGCACTGGCTCGACACCCGGCCGCCGGGCGACGGCGCCCTGCCCCCGTTCACCGACGGCCTGCACGTGCGCGATGGCAGGCTCGACGCCGAGGACTGGCGCATCGAGGGGCTGACACTCGATCTGCCCACACTGCACGCCGAGCGCGCGGTCACCGGCCAGGTCGCGGGCACCGCGATCGTCGATGCGCTGCGCATCCCGTTCCGCCTGCGGCTGCAGGCCGACCGCCCGCTTGCATTTTCCCGGGTCGAGGCGCGCGGCACGCTGTCGGCCGACAGCGGCGAGGGCCGGCTCGACACCCGGCTCGCGCTCGAGGCGACCCGTGTCGACGCCGATGCCCCGGGACTGACGCTGGCGCCGCTGCGCGTGGCGATGGATGCGCGCTGGCGCGCCGAGGGTACCGACCTGCCGTTCGCGTTCGGCCTGCAGGGCCGGCTGGCCTTCGCCGACGGGCGCCTGATGTTGGCACCGATCGGGCTGGCGACCCGCGCCGATGACGTCGTGCCGACCTTCTCCGCCGGGGGCCGCATCGCCTACGGCGACGTGCTGGAGATCGCGCTCGACGGACGCATCGCGCATTGGCCGGCGGGTTGGCCCGCGTTGCCGGCGCCGCTGTCACAGACAGATGGGCCGCTGCCGTTCGCGATCCGCTATCGCGGGCCCGCGACACTGGGCGCGCCGCTGTCGCTGCACGTGGCCCATGCCGGCGCACGGTTCGACGGCAGTGCACGGGTGCCCGAGGTGCTGCGCTGGCTCGATGCGCTCGACAGCGGCACGCCGGTGCCGCCGCTGCGCGGGCAGTTGCGGATCGATCGCCTCGAAGTACCCGGTGCGACGCTCGAAGGCCTCGAGATCGACGTCGACGACGGCAGCGCGCCATGA